tgTCTGGCGGTggtcggtgcgctccacttgatccggagctgtagtttactttggtatgctatttttgaaatgcatatatatgggtatgacggggccctgtcccgtcctttctacatttttatactccagtagaggtctgtagacggttGTATGTAGACGACATGTgacgtagccttgtcggctaccattcttttatgtacagtatatgtagcggcctagtcggcttgtaccatttttttttctatatatatatatatatcttgatgGTACATAGTTCATGATGTTATCCTTTCTtgagtcagtatagttcagaTTGAGTTACTTATGGACCCTTGTTATTCAGTGTTAtccaggtacgagtataggggtgtttggtcactagagatcaggcactcgccatgactcatcggtttgggtcgtgacactcatcaACAGGTTTGTGTATGGCAGCAAGACCATCACATATTCCCTTAAACTCCTTCTAATATTCATCAAGTTTCTTAGATCCTAACTTGATGTTTTGCAGTTGCTGTTTCAGTTGAAACTCCTTGTCCTTTGTTGCTTGAAGATATGATTCTTCTAAGCATTCCCACATCTCCTTAGCTGTAGAATAACCAACAATGAAATACATGCTTTCCTCAGTCATAGTACCTAATATCCATGTTCTCAATAGTATATCTTTCTCTTCGCAATCACTGTCTTGTTTTTCCTTCTCCTTATCAGCAGGAGCGTTTTCCTTTCCATCTGTGACAGATGATTCTTCCTCACTTGCTTTCTCCTCCTTAATCCAGTCGAGTACTTTCAGAACTTGCATGAGTTGCATGATCTGAGTCCTCCAAATCAAATAGTTAGTAGGCTTAAGTTTGATAATACAAGCAACAATGAAATAATGGTGTAAAGAAGAAGTTGACAGTGACATAGGAGATGAGGTTGAAGCCATTGTGGGAAGTTTTTTAGAGTGATTTGATACGCAGCTTTGGCTTTCTTTAATGCTTTGATACCATGTAGAAAACACAGTATAGAAAGGGAAAAGAGAAGCCTTGTATATATTTCAAGTGATGATTTACAAAGTGTACATGAAGCCTTCTTATATAGGCTCGAGATCACTGATGGATGCATGCAGGTAAGATGAGTCCTACTTAACTTCTACTACATGTGTGTATCCTAATCATACTCATGTACATCTGATACACTAAGAATATACACGGATATACCActgatatacacaagatatacatagtCTCTATTCTATCTGATGAAGAGTTCTATTGCTACTAGACTGCTATTGACTCTTAATCTCTAACAtatttaatcttccgtgtataagctaaactctatgcACTAAATCATTTACTATAgaagtaaaggacacacatacgAATAAATGATCTATTTAAATCAttattaaaaattgaataaacaattattctataataaatactatatccaaacacatggttaatagtagATATCCCAACAACTCTAACATAATCTTTTAACATTACCATTAACAAATAATACAATCAAAAATAGAAAATAAGCTAGAAAGCGATCTCAACCTTCCGTGCTTATAATTCCACATGTCAGCCATCGAAGGTGCATTGATAATTACTTGAGTAAAGTCTAATAGAGCAAAGCCAAACTCCATAAATTATATTTCGGACCTTTTCCTAGCGTGATGTAAATGTTGATCAAACAAACTTCAGTATGTTTTGGTGTGTTGCTTAAGTTACGACTGATTCTAACACTAGTTAAGTTTTGTGTTCACTAGACTCAACCTTGTCTCTTTGTTCTTGGAAGCTACTTGCACGTGTAAAACCAATTAAATTACAATTATGAGTACTCTGTGGTCTTCTGGATCGGTGCATATGGCACACGTTATAGAAATCAAAGTCAATTTCTCATGCATGTGATAGTACTATACCCTAATGGCATAATCCATACTTCTCCCATCAGAAGTCACAAAACTTTCTTTCAACCCCTAATATTTGCTAGCTCTTTCTTCTCTGCATTTTATTGTTTTAACTACTTCCtcaatttcaatttatgtgtTTCACTTTCTTTTTAGTCATATTAGAAAAGAATATTACTTTCTACATTTAGACACTTTCAAATTGAACATCAGACATGTCATATTCAAGACTACTAATTCCCTTGCAAATAATGACTTGAATTGCAATGTCCCAATTTGGTATTCGGAACTGTGTCAACTGCCCAGGGATGCTAGGGAAAATTTCAACATGGATAGACTTGGCCTTCCTTCCTTTCGTACCAAACAGCAAAGGAACTCGTTTAGCATAGATAGACATTTGCAAAGAATTTATGTTTTTGATGTCAAAGGAACTCGTTTAGCATAGATAGACATTTGCAAAGAATTTATGTTTTTGATGTCTCCAGATGAGATGTATAGTAATTTCAGGGGagtttatatgtatatgctaaTATAACTTCCTTCAGGACCCTGTTTGAGAGCTTATTTGCTATCCTACACCCTTGTACATGTTGGAGCATGTTCCAACATTCGTAGGCTATGGAATATAGGATTTTCTATATTCCTATCATGTACTGCTTTCTTATCAATATATACCGGTCCATGCTCACTGAGCAGAAATGGACaagatttattaaaaaaaaaaaattatgcaacTTTCAGCTTTAgaccacatttttttttcttttcagaaaCTTTATATTCagttaaattaaaataaattggAACGAAGGAAGTATCTTTTTAAGGATAAGCTCCCGCTCTAGCTCATTGGTCTATCCCTTTGCTCTATTTTTGCTAATTTGGACCTTTATCTCACATTATCAATTTATTTTTCTAATTCTCTTGGAAAAATATCCTTGAGCATATCATTTCACTTTCAAAAATTTAGTAATTTCTTTTCGTAATTATATATCGTTATTTTCTCTTCACGGATATATAGACGTTGAGATTTAAGTACTGTTTCTAGTATATACTCCATATAGTAGTACATTGACCCTGTCACATAACGACTATATTTAGCTGATACTAAAGGACAGATTATTACTATGTTTGAATTGGTTGAATTTTAAGAAGAGGTCCCTTTCccttcttccaagttccaagTAGTGTGTTCTTTCAATCAAAAAGATTCTACGAGTAATTTGAATTGTTGCTTAAAAATCACTTAAAGGATCATAGGCTTCAAATGCAATTCACTCATTACTAATATACTAGTATATGATCTTGTCCTAGAATGACTTATCACCCTTTTCGTCCCGTAGACAAATTAATAGAATATTATTAGGTGATTTTACATTCTCTTGTGTCTACTTTATGTTAAACGTACTTAGAGATCTAGCTATATAATTACAGAACGCAATGTTGGTCAAGCAATCTCCAGTTATAATAATCCATAATTCTTCATAGTTTTACTGCCAGCTCATTGGTTAATCATCTTAATTGAAGAAAAAACAGGTGCTTAAGAGACACTCTTTTCCTAGGGTGTCAAAGCAATCACTCACTAGTAAGTTACGTAACTATGAAATTGCTCCAACAAGAATTAAGGTTTGTGTTTACTAGACCCCAACATCATCACCTGGTTAATTCTCCAAAAACTGTAATTAAAATCAATTCCAAGAATTACCACTAAGAGAAAAAGAATTAATTAAGTAGGAATGAGTGTACTAAACTTCTCATAAGTCATGATCATGCATGTGACACCCCTTCTATATAAACCTTAGCACCCTCTTGACAATTTTCCCATCCAATAAGCACAGCAAATCAAAGCCATTCTCTTAAAAATTCCTTGTTACATTTctccaagagaaaaaaaaaatggaaaaacttGTCCTTCCCCTAATTTTACTTCTCATTTTCTCTATCTTTGTTGTTGAGGGTGCAGTTGTGTCTAAATTTGTAGAATCACAATGCAAGCATACTCGTTATCCAGATCTATGTATGAGTTCTCTTGCAACTCAtgtgaatccaacatcacaagatCCTCAAGAAATAGCTCAAGTTGCTTTGAAAGTGAGCCTAGTGAAGGCAGTATACACAAAAAACTACCTGAAAACAGTGTCCAAAGAACTCAAACAAAACAAGGCTAAGGAATATCAAGCGGTGAAAGATTGTTTAGATCAAATGTCAGATAGCGTTTCTCAGCTCACAAATTCATTCAAAGAGTTCCAACACATGAAGAGTGCAGAAAATAGTGAAGGAGATTTTGCTTGGTATCAAAGCAATGTTCAAACTTGGCTTAGTACAGTGTTGACAGACACATATATTTGCATGGATGGGTTTAATGGGTTCCCCATGGGTGGTAAGACGATGGCTATGATTAAAGCTAGGGTACTAAATGTTGCTCAAGTTACTAGCAATTCGTTAGCTTTGCTTAATGGATTTGCAGTTAGGCATAGAGTTTCTCGTCACTCCAGCCCTGGCAAAATTAACAAGCCCTAGTGATCAGGACTTTGGAGAAGTCACTCAAATCTTGAAtatctttatttaattttatatcTTATAGATATTTTTTGTTATGTATGTCAAAAATCGTATGTAACTTCTACAATAAAATTCACGTCGAGAAAATAATATTCAAGACAGAAAAATATCACATTATAGTACTTTATTTCAAATATGATGAGTATTACAATCTCCactaatcctctgattcttctttttgaaaatatattcaagggcttttgagcttgatcttgaattcGGTGAACTTGATCTtgacttttttttaattataaattttcaTGATGTAAGTCATGGTGGCAATGTACATTATTCATGAAAAAACACAAAAGCATATGGGGGGACTAGACCAAATACCCATGTATACATCACAAATTGCAGTGCCGTCCAGGCAAATTAAAACAGGAGAATGTTTCCACATTATATGTTGCACATTCTCACTAAGCTACAAGGCTATACAATTAGCTAACAAAAGTTGGTCTTGCCATAACTCATATCTGATCCTAATATTGGGCAACTACATTCTATAAAAAACAAATGGACCTTTAATACCAGCTGGTATCTGATCAAAGGCGTTATAGAGCATCTGTTCGTCCAAAGTTGTAGCCAATTTAGCAAGGTAATCTGTTACTTTGTTTTCTATAGGAGTGAGAGAAGGTAATTCCATTATTGTTAATCAACTTTGCGGCATCCTCGATCTACAATAGTCTTCAAGTTAATGTTTTGAGAGGTCTTgtccttcatcatatctacaacAAGAAGTGAATCCATCTCAATGATGCACTGATCATGACCACTGTCCCTGAGCCATTTCACACCAAATCAAGCAGCCATAGCCTCAACAACAATGTGATCCTTACACTTTACAGGTGCAGCAAAAGCAAAAAACAAATCTCCTGAGTTGTCCCTAGCAATGCCAGCTTTTTCTTTTATGCCCAAAAAACTTCCATCAGTATTGACTTTTGTATCCCATTCTAGGGCTTTCTCCAAGCCACCATTTTGGCAATGAGTCTAGGTCTCAGTTTCTCAACCATCTCACACAGTTGTGTCCATTGAAGTTCCATTTTGTACATAGGGAATGCCTTATTCATAGATGCTTTAATGTGCCAAAAAACATGTTAACCTATTGTTCCTCCATTCTTCTAATGCAGAATCTGGTTTGAGTGTCATATCTGCAAGAACATCTTGTCGTCTACAGCTCCCAACATATCACCACATGATTGATCTGAATCATCATTCTATGAATTGCCTTATTTCAGATGTTTTCCACCAATCATGTAAGAAACCCCTTACTGGTTTGCTTTGGTATATAATGAGCAAAAGATGGCCAAATTACTTTCACAAACTCTGAGCAGGCTCACTCTCAATGAAAAGGTAATCTCTGGTTGAGGAGTGTCATCGCACAGGCAATTCAATAGATTTCTGTTTCTATACCTGCAaattaataacatcattagaagtCAATTTAATCTGATTAGTCTCCATgataaaaagaaaattaaaaggaACATTGTTATGGCAAATTCTTTTGATAAGAGAGTCTGACAGTCCGGTATCTCTAATGGTTTTCCATGCTGATCTGTTGGAAAAAAACACCATCATTAGAAGCATTCCAGTTAAGGAAATCACTTCTGTTGCTAGACCCAATCTTCATGTTTGTCACATGAATACATGATCAACAAGCCATCTTGGGATAACTGTCAGTAGCCTCTGCAAATCCCAAACTTTTGTTAAAGAAACTTTTCACCTGAGTCTTGATAGGGTGTCTTCTCAGGACAATAGATATACAGCTATAGGACCATAGCTTGTACCAGAAACTACAATCCCTTTTTGTATATTCCAAATCATATTGTGCTTAGTTTTGGATCTAGTTTGAGTGAGAGTCTTCCAAATATAAGAATTACCAGAAATCTAAACTTTTGAAACAGGATGAGCCTTAACACAATATTTTGCTTTGGTGAATTTAGCCCATAATGAATCTTGCCCTCTGAATCTCCACCACCTCTTAATATTGAGAATGCCAATAAAATTTAGATTCTTACAACTTCATTTATATATGCAGAATGCATTTCCAACTCGTAATttctagtcttttttttttttttggtcctgGCATTATGTATTTGAAAAATATCACAATATCGTGTGAAAGGGAAAATGCATGATCATAACTAGGAGTGACAAATGAGTGTATTGGCTGAATTTAATGGGTTAAATTAATAAATGGGTCATGTCCCAACCTTAATGAGTCGGGTCAAGATGGGGTAAACAATGACTTCATAGTTTGATCAGTAAGTCTTACCAAGTTTTATTTTTTCTGTTAGTCTTCTTATAATTTGGTTTATTACAAAACAAAAATGATAAAACTCTATTTCTTCTTTattatagttatatatatataacatatcaaaaaataagaaaaaaaaaaaagtttaacgaAATTTCTGATAGGTCAATTTGAGCTACATATACCTTAAAATTAATTactttagatgatttcaatttggatagatcaaaatgggctgagttaCACTAACTTTGCACCCCTAATCAGAAGCAAACTAAATAAAAAGAGGTTTAAAGTAAAAGAAACTGTTATGCAATTAGACACTATAAACATAATGCAAGTTTAGTGCACTGTTAATATGTTATGCAAAAGTAAGGTAAAATAAATAATCACAAAACTcgaataaaattttaaaatattatccAACAAAAACTTTGATAATTCtccaaggatttttttttttttttttttaagtagaaATGTCGTCTCCTCTTTCCCTTCTATTTTACGTGCCTAAAGTTTCTTCCAATTTCGATAACGAAATCGTATAACCATATTTCTGAGATCTAATGAAGAATTTACGTAACAGAGCCTAATGCTTATAACTCAGCAGATAACCTGACACTAGTTTATTCTTTCAACCTTTTTTGGATAAATGCTCTTTTCAGGGGAAGCTAATTAATTAAACAGCAAAGATCATGTACATAAAATTTGACAAAATCAATTTCACTAAAGAATTAAGATTCGAAGTCAAAGTGAACGTAATTACACATAAATTAGACAATAACGGTGATGCCTAAGGTTGCTCGCGAAACTTTCTCTGCGTATATAATTATATTATAACTTGCAAAGGACGCATTCTATTGATTAGAAAACGTTACTTAAGTTTACGAATGACTCTAACATGAATTAAGGTTTGTGTTTACTAGACCCAAACTTATTTCTCTGTTCTTGGAAGCTACTTGCACGTgtaaattacaattacaattctGGATCTGTGTGCAGACGGCACACGTTACAGAAAACAAAGTCAAGTTATCATGCATGTGGTACTATACCCTAATTCATACTTTTCCCATCACAATTCACAAAACTATCTTACAACCCAAATGTTTGCATATGCAGTTCTTTCTTCCTTGCATTTTAAAGATCTAATCTATATACAGTAAAATTTAAAGAGTTTAACTGAGTATTTTATTTATCTTAGCTTCTTAAAAAATCCATACACATGATATGAGGGTGTTGTGCATGCAAAATCCCTTTGACTAGTCCAATTTTGGAATTATCTTGTGCTTGACTTAATATTAacttcattattttattttattttattttataatacgGGTTAAACATAATTGGTGGACATAAATTAAGACCCGTAATAGGTTGCGCGCATTGTAGTTTCGAGCATTAAGGTATAATATGACATACAGATCTTGTAATATTGTTTACTTACTTTTACTTGTCATATTTTTTATTCATTTTACAGTTTTAATTACTCcatctattttaatttatgtatcttactttccttttcaGTATGTTCAAAGAAGAACGCCACAAAGTTCAAAGAATATTTGATAAATTGTACACAAATTTAATTTTAGATCACAaattcagaaagaaaaaaaattactcattttgtctcaatttatgtgacatagttcgGATTTCGGGAATGAAACAGTTTAATTTTGACCGTGAATTCGGGCATGAAATCTTcaagttttttgaaataaaatttacatatttggaaactacgtaaAACACGTATTAGAAGTCACAATgattaacaattcaaaataatTAAAGGATATATGAAAAAAATTATTATCAAAGAAAGACTTGTTTGAATCTTGAAATTTGaaaggtgtcacataaattgagacaagagaaatgtttttttaaactTAGTGTCCAGTCAAACTAGACGTATATAAATTAAAACGGAAGAATATCTCTTAAGAACCATATATTGACTTGAGTTGTTATGTAGTATATAATAAGGATGAAGCTCCCGCTCACTCTAACAAGCTCTAGCATTGGAGTAAAATGGTCTATCCCTTGCTCTGTTTGGCTATTTTGGCATTTTATTTCACACAATCAATTTCTTTTTCTAATTCTCTTGAAAAACTCCTTGATCATTGTATTTGTAAAATATTGATATGCTACGTGGCTAATTCAGATGTCGACATGTGAAAATACAAGTCTAGTCAATTCTAAGTCAAACACAAGTCACCTTGGCGGAAGATCGGGAGATCACTCGGGACGGAAATCTACTCCGGGTCCACAACAAGCTTACCCTGAGTCCTCATACGTATGATAATCTTTGCTCGCCCGGAGTCAAGTGTCTGGTCAATCATCAGTATCCGAATAGGATAAGCTTCCCGGGCTAACAGACTCCGAAATATTCAGAGACCACTACAATGATTACAATTCAACATAAGTTATGTACGAAACGTTGAGATAATGGTCATAATGAGGAGCATGATATTGGAAAAATGATACTTTAAAATTGTACTATAAATGTACCACTTTTCTCCTATTTGTAGATCATCTGAATTTTACTATGAATTAATACTGCTTATCTTATCAAGATAGTATAAGTTGCTTGCTCTCAGTCGGCCATATTGTCCATTGACTCAACCAAGAGTCCTCAATAAGAATTCTATAGCTCTTCTACTTAATTTGCTTACTGATATTTTTTCACTTAATTTCATATCATTATGGTCTAATCTACGTTGCCAAAAGGCTGATTGTCTCATAGATAATTCACTTGTCTGTGACCTTattttacaaattcaattgttaatCTTTAACCAAAATTTTAGGTTAAACAACTTGATCATTTCACTTTCAAGAATTTAGTGTTTCTTTTTGTTTACAAGGATAGACATTGAGATTCAACTGTTTCTGGTATTTAATAATTTATAAACGATGGGATTAATATGTAGGACATTAGTTGACCCTGTTATATTCTAATGACGATAATTAACTGATACTAAACGACAATTATTTATCTATTTGAATGGGTTGAATTTAAGAAAAGA
The sequence above is a segment of the Lycium barbarum isolate Lr01 chromosome 6, ASM1917538v2, whole genome shotgun sequence genome. Coding sequences within it:
- the LOC132645731 gene encoding 21 kDa protein-like, with protein sequence MEKLVLPLILLLIFSIFVVEGAVVSKFVESQCKHTRYPDLCMSSLATHVNPTSQDPQEIAQVALKVSLVKAVYTKNYLKTVSKELKQNKAKEYQAVKDCLDQMSDSVSQLTNSFKEFQHMKSAENSEGDFAWYQSNVQTWLSTVLTDTYICMDGFNGFPMGGKTMAMIKARVLNVAQVTSNSLALLNGFAVRHRVSRHSSPGKINKP